In Pectobacterium brasiliense, the genomic stretch AGCGGCCGCGTACTTCCGCGAGCCGCTATAACTGGCTTATAGACTATTTGGGTTACGGTTTAGTTGCACGTAAATCAGTATTTATTCTGTTAAATCAGATTTATCGCGTACCGCGTTCAATGATGACACCAACCTGACGTGCCTGCGCGACGGCACCTGGCTTGCTGAGCTTTATCCGCAGCCAGGGAATCGAGAAGCGCTGCATCAGCATGTGCGCGACTTCTTCAGCCACACGTTCCACCAGAGCAAAGCGCTGGTTTGCCACGTGGGCAATCACCGCCTCGCTGACATCGGCATAGCTCAGGCAGTCATTAACATCGTCACTGGCGGCTGCCTGACGGTTATCCCAGCCCATTTCGATATCGAACACCAGTTTCTGCTGGATGGTCTGTTCCCAATCGTAAACACCAATAGTTGTGATTACAGTAAGTTCTTCAATAAATACGATATCCATCACGCCATTCTCTGTTTTTGTCGCTGTCGGATACCACTTCCGACGGAATGTGCGTATTATCCACAGATGAGAAGAGTAAAACGACCCTTATTAAACGTCTCTCTATAAACTAAACGGAATAGCGTTATGAGTGTTACCGCGCTTGGTATGATGTTAATCGCGTATCTGTGTGGCTCTATTTCCAGTGCGATTTTGTTTTGCAGAATTGCTGGGCTACCCGACCCGCGCCAGCATGGTTCAGGGAACCCCGGAGCCACTAACGTATTGCGTATTGGCGGCAAAGCGGCCGCTGCAACCGTATTGGTGTTTGATGTTCTGAAAGGCATGCTGCCTGTCTGGGCCGCTTACGAGCTGGGCGTTCCCCCGCTGTATCTCGGGTTAACCGCTATCGCTGCCTGCCTCGGCCATATCTATCCCGTCTTTTTCCACTTTCGCGGTGGCAAAGGTGTGGCAACGGCGCTGGGTGCCATTGCCCCTATCGGCTGGGATTTGACGGGCCTGATGACCGGTACCTGGCTACTGACCGTACTGCTGAGCGGCTATTCCTCGCTTGGCGCGATTGTCAGCGCGC encodes the following:
- the folB gene encoding bifunctional dihydroneopterin aldolase/7,8-dihydroneopterin epimerase; its protein translation is MDIVFIEELTVITTIGVYDWEQTIQQKLVFDIEMGWDNRQAAASDDVNDCLSYADVSEAVIAHVANQRFALVERVAEEVAHMLMQRFSIPWLRIKLSKPGAVAQARQVGVIIERGTR
- the plsY gene encoding glycerol-3-phosphate 1-O-acyltransferase PlsY, with amino-acid sequence MSVTALGMMLIAYLCGSISSAILFCRIAGLPDPRQHGSGNPGATNVLRIGGKAAAATVLVFDVLKGMLPVWAAYELGVPPLYLGLTAIAACLGHIYPVFFHFRGGKGVATALGAIAPIGWDLTGLMTGTWLLTVLLSGYSSLGAIVSALIAPFYVWWFKPQFTFPVAMLSCLILMRHHDNIQRLWRGQESKIWNKLRKKKQPEDEQTSSEE